A portion of the Magnolia sinica isolate HGM2019 chromosome 17, MsV1, whole genome shotgun sequence genome contains these proteins:
- the LOC131231231 gene encoding protein NRT1/ PTR FAMILY 8.2-like → MRDRSSSLTYIYLACFLFIFYFFSQKQGGLSTLVSNGCVDFRGRLADKEKTGQWKASVFIIVNEVAERLAFYAIAVSMVSYLVSEMHQSLPNAVTHVTDWVGAAFVLTLLGAFLADAYLGRFKTIIIFSCIYAMGMVLLTLSGSLDNLRPYPCLDPRDRRTCPSATDGQTVFLYTALGLIALGTGGIKPCVSSFGADQFDDGDAKETHQKFAFFNWFFFAINIGVLFGITLLVHVQVTMGWGWGFGVPTVAMFMSILVLGAGVRFYRYHKPTGSAFTRFLQVGVAAVRNHMHGVKLGDGTHLYEVGTPESDIVGARKLPHTKQYRFFDKAAVVTISWGSNTNRWRLCTITQVEEFKSFVRVLPVWASTIALSISFAQLSTFFVSQAIIMDRKLPNTNIAIPPGSVPVFSAINALLLVPIYEGLMVPILRRYTGHRCGITSLQRMGVGLFVSIFAMVSAALVEKKRRDHINPPSMSVFWLVPQFFLIGSAEVFTYVGQLEFFYNEATDGTRSLSSAMFLSEIGIGSWLSTAIVKTVEASTGGVEKGWLQNNLNHSRLDYFYWILTAINGVNFFMFLVVAWLFKGSNGFNGSVRDVAIDDEAIVKEAKNGPEGQLEKV, encoded by the exons ATGCGTGATCGTTCATCTTCTCTTACATACATCTACTTggcttgttttctttttattttttatttcttttcacaGAAACAAGGTGGCTTGTCTACTTTGGTGAGCAACGGCTGTGTTGATTTTCGTGGGCGACTAGCTGATAAGGAGAAAACGGGCCAATGGAAAGCCTCTGTTTTTATcatcg TGAACGAGGTTGCGGAGAGGTTGGCATTTTACGCAATTGCAGTGAGTATGGTTTCGTACTTGGTGTCGGAGATGCACCAGTCATTGCCCAACGCTGTCACACATGTAACGGACTGGGTTGGAGCTGCGTTTGTTCTTACTCTTCTAGGAGCCTTCCTTGCTGACGCTTACTTGGGCCGATTCAAAACCATCATCATTTTCTCCTGCATATATGCAATG GGAATGGTCCTTTTGACACTCTCCGGCTCTTTGGACAACCTGCGCCCTTATCCTTGCCTGGATCCAAGAGACCGGAGGACATGCCCGTCTGCAACTGATGGCCAGACAGTTTTCCTCTACACTGCACTGGGGCTGATCGCCCTAGGAACGGGTGGGATAAAGCCATGCGTGTCTTCATTCGGAGCAGACCAGTTTGATGATGGGGATGCGAAGGAGACGCACCAGAAGTTTGCATTCTTCAATTGGTTTTTCTTCGCCATCAACATTGGAGTGCTCTTTGGGATAACACTCCTAGTGCACGTGCAGGTCACCATGGGATGGGGTTGGGGATTTGGTGTACCCACAGTGGCCATGTTCATGTCGATTTTGGTGCTTGGTGCCGGGGTTCGTTTTTATAGGTATCACAAGCCCACAGGTAGTGCATTCACCCGCTTTCTTCAGGTTGGTGTGGCCGCCGTTAGGAATCATATGCATGGGGTTAAGCTAGGAGATGGGACTCATCTTTATGAAGTGGGGACACCAGAGTCGGATATCGTTGGTGCAAGGAAGCTGCCTCACACGAAACAATACAG GTTCTTTGATAAGGCTGCAGTAGTAACCATCTCCTGGGGCAGCAACACAAACAGATGGAGGTTATGCACTATTACCCAAGTAGAAGAATTCAAGTCGTTTGTAAGAGTCCTGCCCGTTTGGGCTTCCACCATTGCCCTCTCGATCTCATTTGCACAGCTCTCCACGTTCTTTGTAAGCCAGGCCATCATCATGGACCGAAAGCTCCCCAACACCAACATCGCCATTCCACCTGGCTCAGTCCCCGTCTTCAGTGCCATCAACGCTCTCTTACTTGTTCCCATCTACGAGGGCCTCATGGTCCCCATTCTACGGCGATACACAGGCCACCGCTGCGGGATCACATCCCTACAACGTATGGGCGTTGGACTCTTCGTCTCCATCTTCGCTATGGTTTCTGCCGCCTTGGTTGAAAAGAAGCGTCGTGACCATATCAACCCACCAAGCATGAGTGTCTTTTGGTTGGTCCCTCAGTTCTTTCTCATAGGCAGTGCAGAAGTGTTCACCTACGTCGGCCAGCTTGAATTCTTCTATAATGAAGCGACAGATGGAACCCGGAGCCTTAGTAGTGCAATGTTCTTGAGTGAGATTGGGATCGGTAGTTGGTTAAGCACTGCAATCGTCAAGACCGTCGAGGCTAGTACGGGAGGGGTAGAGAAGGGTTGGCTACAGAACAATCTCAACCACAGTCGCCTCGACTATTTCTATTGGATCTTGACTGCAATCAACGGTGTTAACTTCTTCATGTTCTTGGTTGTTGCTTGGTTGTTTAAAGGTAGCAATGGATTTAATGGCAGTGTTCGAGACGTGGCCATCGATGATGAGGCTATTGTAAAAGAAGCCAAGAATGGCCCCGAAGGGCAGCTTGAAAAGGTCTGA